A region of Dermochelys coriacea isolate rDerCor1 chromosome 1, rDerCor1.pri.v4, whole genome shotgun sequence DNA encodes the following proteins:
- the MCAT gene encoding malonyl-CoA-acyl carrier protein transacylase, mitochondrial: MWGRRRRAGLSPVAVATRASVWAGRGFASLGGPAMCSWAAAGRRLSGCRARAALPGASSWPGGGRAGNLSELLRSSVGGEAAAAAAARRRRPPQEGTVLLFPGQGSQFVGMGRGLLRYPNVRDMFRVAEQVLGYDLLSLCLRGPPAELDRTLHCQPALFVASLAAVEKLNHQQPRVIENCVAAAGFSVGEFAALVFAGALDYTEALYAVKVRAEAMQKASEAVPSGMLSVIGQRESNYNFACLEAREHCKSLGIENPVCEVSNYLFPDSRVIAGHLQALEFLQENSRKYYFKRTKMLPVSGAFHTRLMEPATEPLAEVLKSIEIQKPFICVYSNVDSKKYMHSKHIQRLLVKQLVSPVKWEQTMHAIYERKQGVEFPYTYEVGPGKQLGAILRNCNLKAWKLYKHIDVSEDEEAEEM; the protein is encoded by the exons ATgtggggccgccgccgccgcgccggGCTGAGTCCGGTTGCCGTAGCAACGCGGGCTTCGGTGTGGGCCGGACGGGGCTTCGCCTCCCTCGGGGGACCCGCGATGTGCAGCTGGGCCGCGGCGGGGCGGCGGCTGAGCGGCTGCCGAGCGCGCGCCGCCCTCCCCGGAGCCAGCTCGTGGCCCGGCGGGGGCCGAGCCGGGAACCTGAGCGAGCTGCTGCGGAGCTCGGTGGGGggcgaggcggcggcggcggcggcggcgcggcggcggcggccccccCAGGAGGGCACGGTGCTGCTCTTCCCCGGCCAGGGCAGCCAGTTCGTGGGGATGGGCCGGGGGCTCCTGCGCTACCCCAACGTCAGGGACATGTTCCGGGTGGCCGAGCAGGTGCTGGGCTACGACCTGCTCTCGCTCTGCCTGCGGGGGCCGCCGGCCGAGCTGGACCGCACCCTGCACTGCCAGCCGGCCCTCTTCGTCGCCTCCCTGGCCGCCGTCGAGAAGCTCAACCACCAGCAGCCCCGT GTCATTGAGAACTGTGTTGCAGCCGCTGGGTTCAGTGTTGGAGAGTTTGCAGCCCTAGTGTTTGCTGGAGCCTTAGATTATACAGAAG CCTTGTATGCAGTGAAAGTGCGTGCTGAAGCTATGCAAAAGGCCTCAGAAGCTGTCCCAAGTGGGATGCTATCAGTTATTGGTCAACGTGAGTCAAATTACAACTTTGCCTGCTTGGAAGCTCGTGAACACTGTAAATCATTGGGTATAGAAAATCCTGTGTGTGAAGTTTCAAATTACCTGTTTCCAGATAGCAGAGTCATTGCAGGACATTTGCAG gCTTTGGAATTCTTGCAGGAGAATTCCcgaaaatattattttaagcgAACAAAAATGCTTCCAGTCAGTGGTGCTTTTCACACAAGACTTATGGAACCAGCAACAGAGCCTTTGGCTGAAGTTCTAAAATCCATTGAGATTCAGAAACCATTCATCTGTGTGTATTCGAACGTTGACAGCAAAAAATATATGCATTCAAAACACATTCAGCGTTTGTTAGTAAAGCAGCTTGTTTCACCTGTTAAGTGGGAACAGACTATGCATgctatatatgaaagaaaacaaGGAGTAGAGTTTCCTTATACATATGAAGTGGGGCCTGGGAAGCAGCTAGGAGCAATCCTCAGAAACTGCAATTTAAAGGCTTGGAAGCTGTATAAACATATTGATGTTTCAGAAGATGAGGAAGCAGAGGAAATGTAG